One window from the genome of Microbulbifer pacificus encodes:
- the ampC gene encoding class C beta-lactamase produces MPSHPSRSVSVWSVFTGLLVAGIASAETAVKNPATATIEPARLESIVVTAIEPLVEKYQIPGMALALTIDGEPYFFNVGETALEGGVSVTERTLFEIGSVSKTFTATLAAYAEVKGALDFDKPVSAYLPPLRGSAMDSVSVLNLATHTAGHFPLQVPAEVRNDEQLLDYFRDWQPQYTPGSKRTYSNPGSGLLGLVAARSLNQPFARAMQDNIFRGLGLADTYIDVPQEKMAGYAEGHNSAQQPVRVDVGLLGKEAYGVRSSAADLTRYLAAQMQLVKVGADLERALWQTRHGYFKTDFYVQDMMWEQYPLPVDKATLLAGNSREMIGDHPVRAIVPALPPQKNVLINKTGSTGGFSTYVAFIPEKRFGFVLLANKYFPNEERVAVLYEILASLVPDATVAPVKQK; encoded by the coding sequence ATGCCGTCACATCCTTCCCGATCGGTCTCTGTCTGGTCCGTGTTCACCGGCCTGTTGGTGGCCGGTATCGCCTCCGCCGAGACGGCGGTGAAGAACCCGGCGACGGCCACCATCGAGCCCGCTCGCCTGGAATCCATTGTGGTCACCGCCATCGAACCACTGGTGGAAAAGTATCAGATTCCGGGAATGGCGCTTGCCCTGACGATTGATGGTGAACCCTATTTTTTCAATGTCGGTGAAACCGCGCTGGAGGGTGGCGTATCGGTGACTGAGCGCACTCTGTTTGAGATCGGCTCGGTGAGCAAAACCTTTACCGCCACGCTCGCCGCTTATGCGGAAGTGAAAGGTGCGCTGGATTTTGACAAGCCTGTCAGTGCCTACCTGCCGCCGCTGCGCGGCAGCGCCATGGATTCGGTCTCGGTGCTCAATCTCGCGACGCACACCGCCGGGCATTTTCCGCTGCAGGTGCCCGCGGAAGTGCGCAATGACGAACAACTGCTGGACTATTTCCGCGATTGGCAGCCGCAATACACGCCGGGCAGTAAGCGCACCTACTCCAACCCCGGCAGCGGCCTGTTGGGGCTGGTGGCAGCGCGCAGTCTGAATCAGCCCTTCGCCAGGGCGATGCAAGACAATATTTTCCGCGGGCTGGGACTGGCCGATACCTATATCGATGTGCCACAGGAAAAAATGGCGGGCTATGCCGAGGGCCACAACAGTGCACAGCAGCCGGTGCGGGTGGATGTGGGGCTGTTGGGGAAGGAGGCCTATGGCGTGCGTTCGAGCGCCGCGGACCTGACCCGCTACCTGGCGGCGCAGATGCAGCTGGTAAAGGTGGGGGCGGATCTCGAGCGGGCGCTGTGGCAAACCCGCCACGGCTACTTCAAAACGGATTTCTATGTACAGGACATGATGTGGGAACAGTACCCGTTGCCGGTGGACAAGGCGACGTTACTTGCGGGTAACTCGCGCGAGATGATCGGCGACCACCCGGTACGTGCGATTGTGCCCGCACTGCCGCCGCAGAAAAATGTTCTGATCAACAAGACCGGTTCTACCGGTGGCTTCTCCACCTACGTGGCATTTATCCCGGAAAAGCGCTTCGGCTTTGTACTGCTCGCCAACAAGTATTTTCCCAACGAAGAGCGCGTGGCGGTGTTGTATGAAATTCTTGCCTCATTAGTCCCGGATGCAACAGTAGCACCCGTGAAACAGAAGTGA
- a CDS encoding NUDIX hydrolase, whose translation MRSLLKKAILLLLALGLLMAGAFVVFPGLKYELYRKLPPKIRWNISYALTDKFVVGMVYFVERNNQLLLVRHTYQDKWALPGGWMERNESFEESARRELREELNIRIDEFEVLEVNKVPRSGIINIAIRGRLKDQHIAINDGEIYGYRFFDLHRLPEDVIYTHKPYLKRYLETRRPPRQQPAEPEPQRSEPAVPER comes from the coding sequence ATGCGATCACTCCTGAAGAAAGCCATTCTCCTGCTGTTGGCACTGGGTCTGCTGATGGCGGGGGCGTTTGTGGTTTTTCCCGGGCTCAAGTACGAGCTCTATCGCAAGTTACCTCCAAAGATCCGCTGGAACATTTCCTATGCCCTGACCGACAAATTTGTAGTGGGGATGGTCTATTTCGTTGAGCGCAATAACCAGCTGCTGCTGGTGCGCCATACCTACCAGGACAAATGGGCACTGCCCGGGGGCTGGATGGAGCGCAACGAATCCTTCGAGGAGTCAGCGCGGCGGGAGTTGCGCGAGGAACTGAATATCCGGATCGACGAGTTCGAGGTGCTGGAGGTGAACAAGGTACCGCGCTCGGGGATTATCAATATCGCCATCCGCGGGCGCCTCAAAGACCAGCACATCGCCATCAATGACGGGGAAATCTACGGCTATCGCTTCTTTGATCTGCACCGGCTGCCAGAGGATGTGATCTACACCCACAAGCCCTACCTCAAGCGCTATCTGGAAACGCGGCGCCCGCCGCGGCAACAGCCAGCGGAACCCGAGCCGCAGCGCAGCGAGCCGGCGGTGCCCGAGCGCTGA
- a CDS encoding TonB-dependent receptor — protein MTKFQLNGRRPIALAVAFAAGALVPAFASAVEMDEVIVTAQKREQNALEVPVTVDTFSSADLENTNALKLSDMDDFIPGFDVGSGVTQSSIGIRGVSSSNISAGGDPSVAVFYDDAYVPAAATSMSFADMQRVEVLKGPQGTLFGRNAAAGTVNLVPNPPQPEFDAFVSTRVGNYGLTQLEGMVNAPLADNFFVRGNLMSYQRDGFIENAFPGGDDSGAEEIVTGRLAALWQITDKTAAQLSYDWDDVDNAARQAIGVSEYAYSTNPFDHKVENDVVNGGETRTMSSINAKLTHTFSDAWSMKWVSNYRQWETSNREEEDGTADITRYLDTNNTFDSDISYHELQVNFSSDRLSAVMGANYSREDIYQRTDVTASAESITRLVTADIVNNQDLRDMIAYGAALEVGGMPGDGGYGDAAAAYALGMLDTVDHLWDEGDWATFTTLVAPAVGMSGPLPQADMVYDMIAGELGTGMLFGPQAFAGKYWTESVENTGDFTNYGVYADFDYALTDNFNVLAGLRYSTDKKSFTWETPGTSFRDLRDGLEEVIFSENDAYNVGQGVRRASDKWSATTGRLVGQYHFTEDAMAYLSYSTGYKSGGFDSLNLLTADNPIEPEEVDNIELGIKGDLLDNLRVQLSYFDMTVDNRQRSVESKRPESANALPTVINGDQQFNGVEVTVDWMATESVRFGLVTTVRDADSKWDPYYDADGELQSEREKSSVDTAYTVTFDWAPTISVGDLNLHLDYIFVENSDALEPGFLASFSDIDGVGEDDRRLNGRLAWMNSGGKYELALWGRNLLDNERTNIPSGRTMAVFGTPYTSVSEPRTYGAEVRYNF, from the coding sequence ATGACGAAGTTCCAACTGAACGGGCGGCGCCCCATTGCGCTTGCGGTCGCCTTTGCCGCGGGCGCGCTAGTGCCGGCTTTTGCCAGTGCGGTGGAGATGGACGAGGTCATTGTTACCGCACAGAAGCGCGAGCAGAACGCGCTGGAAGTGCCGGTAACCGTTGACACCTTCTCCTCCGCGGATCTGGAAAACACCAATGCGCTGAAGCTCAGCGACATGGATGACTTCATTCCCGGTTTCGATGTCGGCTCCGGTGTCACCCAGTCCTCCATCGGCATCCGCGGCGTGAGCAGTTCCAATATCAGCGCCGGCGGCGACCCCTCCGTTGCGGTGTTCTACGACGATGCCTATGTGCCGGCCGCGGCCACCTCCATGTCTTTTGCCGACATGCAGCGGGTGGAAGTCCTGAAAGGCCCGCAGGGCACCCTGTTTGGCCGCAACGCGGCGGCGGGGACCGTGAATCTGGTGCCGAATCCGCCACAGCCGGAATTTGATGCTTTCGTATCCACTCGCGTGGGCAATTACGGTCTGACCCAGCTTGAGGGTATGGTCAACGCGCCACTGGCGGATAACTTCTTCGTGCGCGGCAACCTGATGAGTTACCAGCGCGACGGCTTCATCGAGAATGCGTTCCCCGGTGGCGACGACAGCGGCGCGGAAGAGATTGTCACCGGGCGCCTCGCCGCCCTCTGGCAGATCACCGACAAAACCGCCGCCCAGTTGTCTTACGACTGGGACGATGTGGACAACGCCGCGCGCCAGGCCATCGGTGTGAGCGAATACGCCTACAGCACCAATCCGTTTGATCACAAAGTGGAAAACGATGTCGTTAATGGGGGTGAAACCCGCACGATGTCGTCCATCAACGCCAAGCTGACCCATACCTTCAGCGATGCCTGGAGCATGAAGTGGGTGTCCAACTACCGCCAGTGGGAAACGTCCAACCGCGAGGAGGAAGACGGCACCGCGGACATCACGCGCTACCTGGACACCAACAACACCTTTGACTCCGATATCAGTTACCACGAGTTGCAGGTCAATTTCAGCAGCGATCGTCTGAGCGCGGTAATGGGCGCGAACTACTCCCGTGAAGACATCTACCAGCGCACCGATGTAACCGCCTCGGCGGAATCCATCACCCGACTGGTGACTGCGGATATCGTCAATAACCAGGACCTGCGCGACATGATCGCCTACGGTGCCGCCCTGGAAGTGGGCGGTATGCCGGGAGATGGCGGTTACGGCGACGCGGCGGCAGCCTACGCACTGGGTATGCTGGATACCGTCGATCACCTGTGGGATGAAGGCGACTGGGCCACCTTTACCACGCTGGTTGCGCCTGCCGTTGGCATGTCGGGCCCGCTGCCCCAGGCCGATATGGTCTACGACATGATCGCCGGTGAACTCGGCACCGGTATGCTGTTCGGCCCACAGGCGTTCGCCGGCAAGTACTGGACCGAGTCGGTGGAAAATACCGGTGACTTCACCAACTACGGCGTCTATGCCGACTTCGACTATGCACTGACCGACAACTTCAATGTGCTCGCCGGCCTGCGCTACAGCACCGACAAGAAGTCTTTTACCTGGGAGACACCCGGAACCAGCTTTCGCGACCTGCGCGACGGTCTTGAAGAGGTGATTTTTTCCGAGAATGACGCCTACAACGTGGGCCAAGGCGTGCGCCGCGCCTCCGACAAGTGGAGCGCCACCACCGGTCGTCTCGTCGGCCAGTACCATTTCACCGAAGATGCCATGGCCTACCTGTCCTACTCCACCGGCTACAAGTCCGGCGGCTTCGACTCTCTCAACCTGCTCACTGCGGATAACCCGATCGAGCCGGAAGAAGTGGACAATATCGAGCTGGGCATCAAGGGCGACCTGCTGGACAACCTGCGCGTGCAGTTGAGCTACTTCGATATGACCGTCGACAACCGCCAGCGCAGTGTGGAGAGCAAACGCCCGGAATCCGCCAATGCGCTGCCGACCGTGATCAATGGCGACCAGCAGTTCAACGGCGTGGAAGTGACCGTGGACTGGATGGCGACCGAGTCCGTGCGCTTCGGTCTGGTCACCACCGTGCGCGACGCGGACTCCAAATGGGATCCCTACTACGATGCAGACGGGGAGCTGCAATCCGAGCGGGAGAAATCCTCCGTGGATACCGCTTACACGGTCACCTTCGACTGGGCGCCGACGATCTCCGTGGGCGATCTGAATCTGCACCTCGACTACATCTTTGTCGAGAACAGCGATGCCCTTGAGCCCGGTTTCCTGGCCAGCTTCAGCGATATCGACGGGGTGGGTGAGGATGACAGGCGTCTCAACGGGCGTCTGGCGTGGATGAACAGCGGCGGCAAGTACGAGCTGGCACTGTGGGGGCGCAACCTGCTGGACAACGAGCGCACCAATATCCCCAGTGGCCGAACCATGGCCGTGTTCGGTACGCCCTACACCTCCGTGTCGGAACCGCGCACCTACGGCGCCGAGGTCCGTTACAACTTCTGA
- the hutG gene encoding formimidoylglutamase, which translates to MLQLADMRLWSGRIDSEDGKAGRRWHQDIVPLHLDSPPGFAILGFASDEGVRRNKGRIGAAKGPRILRLALANLPKTFGAPLYDAGNVRVEKEDLESAQAMLGARITELMGAGHFPMVLGGGHEIAYGSYQGIARWMREQHRDKTLGIINFDAHLDIRLPAPRGSSGTPFYQIAEQCDLNGRSFNYLCVGAAATANTPALYHRAEELGVQVISDREIVPWRIELVQKQIADFIDRVDFVYLTIDLDVFPAAIMPAVSAPAGRGVTFELFESLLDTVLESKKVCLADIAEFNPYFDIEDHAARTAARVIFQIANGIKG; encoded by the coding sequence ATGTTACAGCTGGCTGATATGCGCCTGTGGAGCGGTCGGATCGACAGCGAGGACGGCAAGGCCGGTCGCCGCTGGCACCAGGATATCGTGCCTCTGCACCTCGACAGCCCGCCCGGTTTCGCCATTCTCGGCTTTGCTTCCGACGAAGGTGTGCGCCGCAACAAGGGCCGCATTGGCGCCGCCAAGGGGCCGCGAATTCTGCGTCTCGCGCTGGCCAACCTGCCCAAAACGTTCGGTGCACCGCTGTATGACGCCGGCAACGTGCGGGTGGAAAAAGAGGATCTGGAATCGGCCCAGGCCATGCTCGGCGCGCGCATTACCGAGCTGATGGGCGCGGGCCATTTTCCGATGGTGCTCGGCGGCGGTCACGAGATCGCCTACGGCAGTTACCAGGGCATTGCGCGCTGGATGCGCGAGCAGCACCGCGACAAGACCCTCGGCATCATCAACTTCGATGCCCACCTGGATATCCGCCTGCCGGCCCCCCGGGGTTCTTCGGGCACGCCGTTCTACCAGATTGCGGAGCAGTGTGATCTGAACGGCCGCTCCTTCAACTACCTGTGCGTGGGCGCCGCCGCCACCGCCAATACGCCCGCGTTGTATCACCGTGCCGAGGAGCTCGGCGTACAGGTGATCTCCGATCGCGAGATTGTGCCCTGGCGCATTGAGCTGGTGCAGAAACAGATCGCCGACTTCATCGACCGGGTGGATTTCGTCTACCTCACCATCGATCTGGATGTGTTCCCGGCGGCGATCATGCCCGCCGTGAGTGCGCCCGCCGGACGCGGTGTGACCTTTGAACTGTTCGAGTCGCTGCTGGATACGGTGCTGGAGTCGAAAAAGGTGTGTCTGGCAGATATTGCCGAGTTCAACCCCTATTTCGACATTGAGGATCACGCCGCCCGCACCGCCGCGCGGGTGATTTTTCAGATCGCCAACGGCATCAAGGGCTGA
- the hutI gene encoding imidazolonepropionase, with product MTERCDLLITNVHAATMDPSLPGAYGAIEDAAVAVTGNKIVWIGPRRELPECAADQIVDGEGQWLTPGLIDCHTHLVYGGHRASEFARRLGGESYEDVARAGGGILSTVRATRAASAADLYRSAEPRLKALMREGVTTVEIKSGYGLDLDTELKQLRVARRLAQHHPVNITTTCLAAHALPPEYDGRADDYITLVCEEILPAVAKEQLADAVDMFCENIAFSVEQCQRVIDAAHKLDLPVKVHAEQLASTGATRMAARASALSVDHIEYITDEDVAAMAESGTAAVLLPGAFYTLKETRVPPVEKLRASGVPMAISTDLNPGTCPIASLRLMMNMSCNLFGLTPAEALAGVTRAAARALGICCSRGVLRAGLRADMVLWPMDSPDQLAYEVGALQPVEIFVGGRHVTAG from the coding sequence ATGACCGAACGCTGTGATCTGCTGATTACCAATGTCCACGCGGCCACCATGGACCCGTCTCTGCCGGGTGCCTATGGGGCGATTGAGGATGCCGCGGTGGCGGTGACCGGCAACAAGATCGTATGGATAGGCCCGCGCCGCGAGCTGCCGGAGTGTGCCGCCGACCAGATCGTCGATGGCGAGGGTCAGTGGCTGACCCCGGGGCTGATCGACTGCCATACCCACCTGGTATACGGCGGCCATCGCGCCAGTGAATTTGCCCGCCGTCTCGGTGGTGAAAGTTACGAAGACGTCGCCCGCGCCGGCGGCGGTATCCTCTCCACCGTACGCGCCACCCGTGCCGCCAGCGCCGCCGACCTGTACCGCAGTGCCGAGCCGCGCCTCAAAGCCCTGATGCGTGAAGGCGTCACCACCGTCGAAATCAAGTCCGGCTACGGCCTCGACCTCGACACCGAGCTCAAGCAGCTGCGGGTGGCCCGCCGTCTCGCCCAGCACCACCCGGTGAATATCACCACCACCTGCCTCGCCGCCCACGCATTGCCGCCGGAGTACGATGGCCGTGCCGACGATTACATTACCCTGGTGTGCGAGGAAATCCTGCCCGCGGTAGCCAAAGAGCAACTGGCCGATGCGGTGGACATGTTCTGCGAGAACATCGCGTTTTCCGTCGAGCAGTGCCAGCGCGTCATCGACGCCGCCCACAAGCTCGACCTGCCGGTAAAAGTCCACGCCGAACAGCTCGCCAGTACCGGTGCTACCCGCATGGCTGCCAGAGCGAGCGCGCTGTCCGTCGACCATATCGAATACATCACCGATGAGGACGTCGCCGCCATGGCCGAGAGCGGCACCGCCGCGGTACTGCTGCCCGGCGCCTTCTACACCCTGAAAGAAACCCGCGTGCCGCCGGTAGAAAAACTGCGCGCTTCCGGCGTGCCCATGGCCATCTCCACCGACCTGAATCCCGGCACCTGCCCCATCGCCTCCCTGCGGCTGATGATGAACATGAGCTGCAATCTGTTCGGCCTCACCCCGGCGGAAGCCCTCGCCGGCGTCACCCGCGCCGCCGCTCGCGCACTGGGTATCTGCTGTTCGCGCGGTGTGCTGCGCGCGGGCCTGCGCGCCGACATGGTGCTGTGGCCGATGGACAGCCCGGATCAGCTCGCCTATGAAGTGGGCGCGCTGCAACCTGTAGAGATTTTTGTGGGGGGACGCCATGTTACAGCTGGCTGA
- the hutC gene encoding histidine utilization repressor: protein MSSQTLAPESSSQPRYAAIKAHIRAQIESGEWPAHFRVPSENQLSQDFNVSRMTARRALSELTDEGVLMRSQGLGTFVAEPVAAGSLLEVRNIADEIAARGHSYSNRILTLEQTVANTEVARALGLTEGAAVYHSIIVHLDNGLPIQFEERYTNPTLVPEYLQQDFSAATPNEYLTRVAPLTEVDTTVEATGADEAVGKALEIKPGTACLQIWRRTKSSAGTVSFARLVHPGNRYRLGAQLRF, encoded by the coding sequence ATGAGCAGTCAGACATTGGCCCCGGAAAGCAGCAGTCAGCCCCGCTACGCCGCGATCAAGGCGCACATCCGCGCGCAGATCGAAAGCGGCGAGTGGCCGGCGCACTTCCGTGTGCCCTCGGAAAACCAACTGTCCCAAGACTTCAACGTCAGCCGCATGACCGCCCGCCGCGCGCTCTCCGAGCTCACCGACGAGGGCGTACTCATGCGCTCCCAGGGCCTCGGCACCTTCGTCGCCGAACCCGTCGCCGCCGGCTCCCTGCTGGAAGTCCGCAATATCGCCGACGAAATCGCCGCCCGCGGTCACAGTTACAGCAACCGCATCCTCACACTGGAGCAGACCGTCGCCAACACCGAAGTCGCCCGCGCCCTCGGCCTGACCGAAGGTGCCGCGGTGTATCACTCCATCATCGTGCACCTGGACAACGGCCTGCCGATCCAGTTCGAGGAACGCTATACCAACCCGACACTGGTGCCGGAATACCTGCAACAGGACTTCAGCGCAGCCACCCCCAACGAATACCTCACCCGCGTCGCGCCGCTGACGGAAGTGGATACCACCGTTGAAGCCACTGGTGCCGATGAAGCGGTCGGGAAGGCACTGGAAATCAAACCGGGCACTGCGTGCCTGCAGATCTGGCGACGCACAAAAAGCAGTGCGGGCACGGTGAGTTTTGCGCGGTTGGTGCACCCAGGAAATCGGTACCGACTTGGCGCGCAACTCAGGTTTTAA